One genomic window of Caenorhabditis elegans chromosome I includes the following:
- the T03F1.6 gene encoding F-box domain-containing protein (Partially confirmed by transcript evidence) — MIPPTTNSLGIFGELPVDLLSSVCRHLPMVDVVTVSMLDSRLGGFVERIIYREIKALRVEVHDNDYSVYFINKDSRVTNLNLTGCDWEDVIKYGTCIEKLELNICPGKSTSQLFQTIKRASFTLRSLKINVLAGADKCVQKMKNLEKRCFDLVSRHSSSLRHLELSTSDEQHVYADLNIATSSMRLTYHQPAEPKPSEQTRHGQNHSFMYIMFHDYLNHHTISNVTLEIASKYDANLALQKAYQAALPHSRRRFLESLTIEFGNSLKAVTEEEMKRVLLCHVDEFHHTTPNLQHFHCSLPHDENFQIDLSQEFLALLNEPVRKTRQSKSSCPYNSTISLRAVRCQ; from the exons GAATTTTCGGAGAACTTCCCGTCGATTTGCTCTCCTCGGTTTGCCGTCATCTTCCGATGGTTGACGTTGTTACCGTATCCATGCTGGATAGTCGGTTGGGAGGATTTGTTGAACGGATTATTTATCGGGAGATCAAGGCCCTTAGAGTCGAGGTTCATGATAATG ACTATTCTGTGTACTTCATCAACAAGGATTCCCGTGTCACCAATCTCAATTTGACCGGTTGTGACTGGGAAGATGTGATCAAGTACGGAACGTGTATCGAAAAACTGGAGCTCAACATTTGCCCTGGAAAATCCACGTCCCAGCTGTTCCAAACCATAAAAAGAGCTT CATTCACTCTCCGTTCTCTCAAGATTAACGTGCTGGCTGGTGCCGATAAGTGTGTGCAGAAGATGAAAAATCTTGAGAAG AGATGCTTTGATTTGGTCAGCCGACATAGTTCATCACTCCGTCACCTCGAGTTGTCGACCTCCGATGAGCAACACGTGTATGCCGATTTGAACATTGCCACGTCATCGATGCGATTGACCTACCATCAGCCCGCGGAGCCAAAGCCCAGTGAGCAAACGAGGCATGGTCAGAATCACTCGTTCATGTACATCATGTTCCATGATTACCTTAACC ATCATACCATCAGCAATGTTACCCTGGAAATTGCGAGCAAGTACGACGCAAACCTAGCTCTCCAAAAAGCCTACCAAGCAGCACTCCCTCACTCGAGAAGACGCTTCCTCGAGAGCCTAACCATCGAATTCGGAAACTCCCTGAAAGCTGTGACCGAGGAAGAAATGAAGAGAGTTCTGTTGTGCCACGTCGATGAATTCCATCACACTACTCCAAATCTTCAACATTTCCATTGCAGCCTGCCACATGATGAG aacttTCAGATTGATCTCTCCCAAGAATTCCTGGCGTTGCTCAATGAGCCAGTCCGCAAGACCCGACAGTCAAAGTCCAGCTGTCCATACAATTCGACAATTTCCCTCCGTGCAGTCAGGTGTCAATAA
- the T03F1.6 gene encoding F-box domain-containing protein (Confirmed by transcript evidence), protein MIPPTTNSLGIFGELPVDLLSSVCRHLPMVDVVTVSMLDSRLGGFVERIIYREIKALRVEVHDNDYSVYFINKDSRVTNLNLTGCDWEDVIKYGTCIEKLELNICPGKSTSQLFQTIKRASFTLRSLKINVLAGADKCVQKMKNLEKRCFDLVSRHSSSLRHLELSTSDEQHVYADLNIATSSMRLTYHQPAEPKPSEQTRHGQNHSFMYIMFHDYLNHHTISNVTLEIASKYDANLALQKAYQAALPHSRRRFLESLTIEFGNSLKAVTEEEMKRVLLCHVDEFHHTTPNLQHFHCSLPHDEIDLSQEFLALLNEPVRKTRQSKSSCPYNSTISLRAVRCQ, encoded by the exons GAATTTTCGGAGAACTTCCCGTCGATTTGCTCTCCTCGGTTTGCCGTCATCTTCCGATGGTTGACGTTGTTACCGTATCCATGCTGGATAGTCGGTTGGGAGGATTTGTTGAACGGATTATTTATCGGGAGATCAAGGCCCTTAGAGTCGAGGTTCATGATAATG ACTATTCTGTGTACTTCATCAACAAGGATTCCCGTGTCACCAATCTCAATTTGACCGGTTGTGACTGGGAAGATGTGATCAAGTACGGAACGTGTATCGAAAAACTGGAGCTCAACATTTGCCCTGGAAAATCCACGTCCCAGCTGTTCCAAACCATAAAAAGAGCTT CATTCACTCTCCGTTCTCTCAAGATTAACGTGCTGGCTGGTGCCGATAAGTGTGTGCAGAAGATGAAAAATCTTGAGAAG AGATGCTTTGATTTGGTCAGCCGACATAGTTCATCACTCCGTCACCTCGAGTTGTCGACCTCCGATGAGCAACACGTGTATGCCGATTTGAACATTGCCACGTCATCGATGCGATTGACCTACCATCAGCCCGCGGAGCCAAAGCCCAGTGAGCAAACGAGGCATGGTCAGAATCACTCGTTCATGTACATCATGTTCCATGATTACCTTAACC ATCATACCATCAGCAATGTTACCCTGGAAATTGCGAGCAAGTACGACGCAAACCTAGCTCTCCAAAAAGCCTACCAAGCAGCACTCCCTCACTCGAGAAGACGCTTCCTCGAGAGCCTAACCATCGAATTCGGAAACTCCCTGAAAGCTGTGACCGAGGAAGAAATGAAGAGAGTTCTGTTGTGCCACGTCGATGAATTCCATCACACTACTCCAAATCTTCAACATTTCCATTGCAGCCTGCCACATGATGAG ATTGATCTCTCCCAAGAATTCCTGGCGTTGCTCAATGAGCCAGTCCGCAAGACCCGACAGTCAAAGTCCAGCTGTCCATACAATTCGACAATTTCCCTCCGTGCAGTCAGGTGTCAATAA